A genomic stretch from Deinococcus radiotolerans includes:
- the rsmA gene encoding 16S rRNA (adenine(1518)-N(6)/adenine(1519)-N(6))-dimethyltransferase RsmA, whose translation MSRNASRPRRATPRRTDPGRPQPGRAGTTSQEPERDLSAAPLYSPARVRDLLDRHGLKPTKSLGQNFLIDGNILRAIAEAGGAAPGVPVLEIGPGLGVLTREIASRGAQVTTLEKDERLRPVLAETLDGLDVQVVWGDALDFEYATLPQGTRVIANLPYYITGLLLSRFMRAPGIVSATVLVQKEVGQRLAARPGEENYGFLSAIAALYGSVQHVRDVPKGAFLPAPDVTSAVIRLDFDRSRAAPEPEFLAFVESALHHRRKTLRNNLRLTGMDGDAIDAALSAVNLRPDVRAEDVSLGDLRDMAVKLGVIR comes from the coding sequence ATGTCCCGAAACGCCAGTCGACCCCGCCGAGCCACCCCCCGCCGCACCGATCCGGGCCGCCCCCAGCCGGGCCGCGCCGGCACCACGTCCCAGGAGCCCGAACGGGACCTGAGCGCCGCGCCGCTGTACTCCCCGGCGCGCGTGCGGGACCTGCTGGACCGCCACGGCCTGAAGCCCACCAAGAGCCTGGGGCAGAACTTCCTGATTGACGGGAACATCCTGCGCGCCATTGCCGAGGCGGGCGGCGCCGCGCCCGGCGTGCCCGTCCTGGAGATCGGCCCCGGGCTGGGCGTCCTGACCCGCGAGATCGCCTCGCGCGGCGCGCAGGTCACGACGCTGGAAAAAGATGAGCGGCTGCGGCCCGTGCTGGCCGAGACGCTCGACGGCCTGGACGTGCAGGTCGTGTGGGGCGACGCGCTGGACTTCGAGTACGCCACGCTGCCGCAGGGCACGCGGGTGATCGCGAACCTGCCGTACTACATCACGGGTCTGCTGCTGTCGCGCTTCATGCGCGCGCCCGGCATCGTGTCCGCGACCGTGCTGGTGCAGAAGGAGGTGGGGCAGCGCCTCGCCGCGCGGCCCGGCGAGGAGAACTACGGCTTCCTGAGCGCCATTGCCGCGCTGTACGGCAGCGTGCAGCACGTGCGGGACGTGCCCAAGGGCGCGTTCCTGCCCGCCCCGGACGTGACGAGCGCCGTGATCCGGCTGGATTTCGACCGCTCCCGCGCGGCCCCGGAACCCGAGTTCCTGGCGTTCGTGGAGAGCGCCCTGCACCACCGCCGCAAGACGCTGCGCAACAACCTGCGCCTGACGGGTATGGACGGCGACGCCATTGACGCCGCGCTGAGCGCCGTGAACCTGCGCCCGGACGTGCGGGCCGAGGACGTGTCCCTGGGTGACCTGCGTGACATGGCCGTCAAACTGGGCGTGATACGGTAA
- the ispH gene encoding 4-hydroxy-3-methylbut-2-enyl diphosphate reductase, whose product MIERIHLAKPRGFCAGVVMAIQAVEKAAQTEEKPVTVYHSIVHNHTVVDRLEAGYGVHFVEDLDSVDALPQGGETVVFSAHGISPAVRERARALGLATIDATCPLVTKVHTEAKKYAREGYAILLIGDSARHQEVIGTRGEAPDATIVVGVLGKTGEGLADPHTVQVPDPERLVVLTQTTLSVDDTRRTIEILKGRFPALVVPPSEDLCYATKNRQDAVKAIAPHVDLFLVLTSAHSSNGMRLLELAAAECGRSVRLETAADLAGVDLTVVRSVGITSAASTPDDLVQEVVAHFRALNPALEVVEEGEWENIEFREPRKILPTQALPRTMQ is encoded by the coding sequence ATGATTGAGCGGATTCATCTGGCCAAACCCCGCGGGTTCTGCGCGGGCGTCGTGATGGCCATTCAGGCCGTTGAGAAGGCCGCGCAGACCGAAGAGAAACCGGTGACGGTGTACCACTCCATCGTGCACAACCACACGGTCGTGGACCGCCTGGAAGCCGGGTACGGCGTGCATTTCGTGGAGGACCTGGACAGCGTGGACGCCCTGCCGCAGGGCGGAGAGACCGTGGTGTTCAGCGCGCACGGCATCAGCCCCGCCGTGCGCGAGCGGGCGCGCGCGCTGGGCTTGGCGACGATCGACGCGACCTGCCCACTGGTCACGAAGGTGCACACCGAGGCGAAGAAGTACGCCCGTGAGGGCTATGCGATCCTGCTGATCGGCGACAGCGCCCGGCATCAGGAGGTCATCGGGACGCGCGGCGAGGCGCCCGACGCGACCATCGTGGTCGGTGTGCTGGGCAAGACCGGCGAGGGACTGGCCGACCCGCACACAGTGCAGGTGCCGGACCCGGAGCGGCTGGTGGTGCTCACCCAGACGACCCTGAGCGTGGACGACACCCGGCGGACCATCGAGATTCTCAAGGGGCGCTTCCCGGCGCTGGTGGTGCCGCCCAGCGAGGACCTGTGCTACGCCACGAAGAACCGCCAGGACGCCGTGAAAGCGATCGCGCCGCACGTGGACCTGTTCCTGGTCCTGACCAGTGCGCACAGCAGCAACGGGATGCGCCTGCTGGAACTCGCCGCAGCTGAGTGCGGCCGTTCGGTGCGGCTGGAGACGGCGGCGGACCTTGCGGGCGTGGATCTGACGGTGGTGCGCTCGGTGGGCATCACGAGCGCGGCGAGCACCCCGGACGATCTGGTGCAGGAAGTCGTGGCGCACTTCCGCGCGCTGAACCCGGCCCTGGAGGTCGTTGAGGAGGGTGAGTGGGAGAACATCGAGTTCCGCGAGCCGCGCAAGATCCTGCCCACCCAGGCGCTGCCGCGCACCATGCAGTAA
- a CDS encoding glycerol-3-phosphate acyltransferase — protein sequence MLFLSALLLLVAFLTGSAPLGHAVLSRAGVNVRVNNPHNLGVENVLYRVGPQLAALTALLDAAKGFLAVLMAASLNLSEVTVMAAFAAYLGHLNPPRFLYGETPPRGRGNLVLLGVLAGLAVTGTLPLWVCALPVLVYAGVAGFWGYVSAATLAGLTAFTLAVATQPLGTAAKLAALALMVAAAWRFKENIGRMLDGTEPRLGEAVPLAGRRSDEVVAAFMIHPMTVENFWSARRFAWLRPLVEKGLVSERGVRQMAESLRPMKIGELHGIRTVDGKSIRCYLLSSPLLPDVFRDNPELATRRAIEGARLAQELGAEVFGLGAFWSVVGNKGVDVQAAVPELTITNGGAYTSGTIKAAIPGILEHFAAESRDLKHATAAVVGANGVVAFGIARTIAPQVAKLIMIGRDAERLERSAATLRRAAKDTEIICTTSYDTLRDADLIFTATSDPNPVIFPQHVKPGAWIFDEGRPADVDDSVLALPGVRVIPGGVVRPPGGMTSNIDLQFGEGQVPACLAETLIIAATGEHHRKSLGPQTLTENINFFVEQAEQLGFQVVD from the coding sequence ATGCTGTTTCTCTCGGCCCTGCTGCTGCTCGTGGCGTTCCTCACGGGTAGCGCGCCCCTCGGGCACGCCGTCCTGTCCCGCGCGGGCGTGAACGTCCGCGTCAACAACCCACACAACCTGGGCGTGGAGAATGTCCTGTACCGCGTCGGGCCGCAACTGGCCGCCCTGACCGCCCTGCTTGACGCGGCCAAGGGCTTCCTGGCGGTCCTCATGGCCGCCAGCCTGAACCTCAGCGAGGTGACCGTGATGGCGGCGTTCGCGGCGTACCTGGGGCACCTGAACCCCCCCAGGTTCCTGTACGGCGAGACGCCACCGCGCGGGCGGGGCAACCTCGTGCTGCTGGGCGTGCTGGCCGGACTGGCCGTGACGGGCACGCTGCCCCTGTGGGTGTGCGCCCTGCCCGTCCTGGTGTACGCGGGCGTGGCGGGCTTCTGGGGGTACGTGAGCGCGGCAACCCTGGCGGGCCTCACGGCCTTCACGCTGGCGGTGGCCACACAGCCGCTCGGCACGGCCGCTAAGCTGGCCGCGCTGGCCCTGATGGTCGCCGCCGCGTGGCGCTTCAAGGAGAACATCGGGCGCATGCTGGACGGCACCGAACCCCGCCTGGGCGAGGCTGTCCCGCTCGCGGGCCGCCGCAGTGACGAGGTCGTCGCCGCATTCATGATTCACCCCATGACCGTCGAGAACTTCTGGAGCGCCCGGCGGTTTGCGTGGCTGCGCCCGCTGGTCGAGAAGGGCCTCGTCTCCGAGCGAGGCGTCCGGCAGATGGCCGAGAGCCTGCGGCCCATGAAGATCGGTGAACTGCACGGCATCCGCACGGTGGACGGCAAGAGCATCCGCTGCTACCTGCTGTCCAGCCCCCTGCTGCCCGACGTGTTCCGGGACAACCCGGAGCTCGCCACCCGCCGCGCCATCGAGGGCGCGCGCCTCGCGCAGGAACTCGGGGCGGAGGTGTTCGGGCTAGGCGCGTTCTGGTCCGTGGTGGGGAACAAGGGCGTTGACGTTCAGGCCGCCGTGCCGGAACTGACCATCACGAACGGCGGGGCGTACACGTCCGGCACGATCAAGGCGGCCATCCCCGGCATCCTGGAGCACTTCGCGGCGGAGAGCCGTGACCTGAAGCACGCGACCGCCGCGGTGGTCGGCGCGAACGGCGTCGTGGCGTTCGGTATCGCGCGGACCATTGCGCCGCAGGTGGCCAAACTCATCATGATCGGCCGGGACGCCGAGCGCCTCGAGCGCAGCGCCGCCACCCTGCGCCGCGCCGCGAAGGACACCGAGATCATCTGCACCACCAGCTACGACACGCTGCGGGACGCTGACCTGATCTTCACGGCGACCAGCGACCCGAACCCCGTGATCTTCCCGCAGCACGTCAAGCCCGGCGCGTGGATCTTCGACGAGGGCCGACCCGCCGACGTGGACGACAGCGTCCTGGCCCTGCCCGGCGTGCGGGTCATTCCGGGGGGCGTGGTGCGGCCGCCCGGCGGCATGACCAGCAACATCGACCTGCAATTCGGCGAGGGGCAGGTGCCCGCCTGCCTCGCGGAGACGCTGATCATCGCCGCAACCGGTGAACACCACCGCAAGAGCCTGGGCCCGCAGACCCTCACGGAGAACATCAATTTCTTTGTCGAGCAGGCAGAGCAGCTGGGCTTCCAGGTCGTGGACTGA
- a CDS encoding tetratricopeptide repeat protein, with product MTLDAPAAPAPPLLLDLVRAGEWRRAAATANAQGADVDVIDALQTIHAVQDDIRARRYVAARNRLQAYREVAASLPGDVGAELRLYVQPDALIEALHALEGSQRESDPDALANRLAGALAQPLTRAEALNAQGVLQAMLGHEAQAREVFSAAREADPGHYRALTNLGNLDMEAGHFAQAEQTYREVIQMAPEYDGGHHNLGVSVRRQGRVAEGVRSIRQAQRLAMKRSREDTQAEVKEQFARRPVLKYARVVVIAALLLIVFLALRGPGT from the coding sequence GTGACGCTGGACGCGCCCGCCGCGCCGGCCCCCCCTCTGCTGCTGGACCTCGTCCGCGCCGGAGAGTGGCGCCGCGCCGCCGCCACCGCCAACGCGCAGGGGGCCGACGTGGACGTCATTGACGCCCTGCAGACCATTCACGCCGTGCAGGACGACATCCGCGCCCGGCGGTACGTGGCCGCCCGCAACCGGCTGCAGGCATACCGGGAGGTGGCCGCCAGCCTGCCCGGTGACGTGGGCGCGGAACTGCGCCTGTACGTGCAGCCGGACGCCCTGATCGAGGCGCTGCACGCCCTGGAAGGCAGTCAGCGCGAATCCGACCCGGACGCCCTGGCCAATCGGCTCGCCGGGGCGCTCGCGCAGCCGCTGACGCGGGCAGAGGCACTGAACGCGCAGGGCGTCCTTCAGGCCATGCTGGGCCACGAGGCGCAGGCCCGCGAGGTCTTCAGCGCCGCCCGCGAAGCCGATCCCGGCCACTACCGCGCGCTGACGAACCTGGGCAACCTGGACATGGAAGCCGGCCACTTCGCCCAGGCGGAACAGACGTACCGCGAGGTGATCCAGATGGCGCCCGAGTACGACGGCGGCCACCACAACCTGGGCGTCTCGGTGCGCCGCCAGGGCCGAGTGGCCGAGGGCGTCCGGTCCATCCGGCAGGCGCAGCGGCTGGCCATGAAACGCTCGCGCGAGGACACGCAGGCCGAGGTCAAGGAACAGTTCGCCCGGCGGCCCGTCCTGAAGTACGCGCGGGTGGTCGTGATCGCCGCGCTCCTCCTGATCGTGTTCCTGGCCCTGCGCGGCCCCGGCACCTGA
- a CDS encoding DUF4388 domain-containing protein produces the protein MQTFMQGLLSDVPLMGVLELIHTSRQTGVLDVQSDVPFTVAFMNGEVISGGILDWLGTEAIHASPILAESGTFRFEARPVTGAPLAPYGHFSTDWARISDEWDQMCAVIGSPSQVFQGRVPMFDDPTGRSIRAVARDVELPLFEVAQTVAQAVREGKLSPTGRYEWARLKLQPAGQRAALHPVARLLDGNRTLADAVDAGSSLKDVREYLLGELRLGLRFAGSGWVMRDLVWEHRHLPPA, from the coding sequence GTGCAGACATTCATGCAAGGTCTGCTCAGCGATGTGCCCCTGATGGGCGTCCTGGAACTGATTCACACCAGCCGTCAGACGGGCGTGCTCGACGTTCAATCCGACGTGCCCTTCACCGTGGCCTTCATGAACGGCGAGGTCATCTCCGGCGGGATCCTGGACTGGCTGGGTACGGAAGCCATCCACGCCAGCCCGATCCTGGCTGAATCCGGCACCTTCCGCTTCGAGGCCAGACCCGTGACGGGCGCGCCCCTGGCGCCGTACGGGCACTTCTCGACCGACTGGGCGCGCATCAGTGATGAGTGGGACCAGATGTGCGCCGTGATCGGCAGCCCCAGCCAGGTGTTCCAGGGCCGCGTGCCCATGTTCGACGACCCAACCGGCCGGTCCATCCGCGCCGTGGCCCGTGACGTGGAACTGCCCCTGTTCGAGGTGGCGCAGACGGTCGCGCAGGCCGTCCGAGAGGGCAAACTCAGTCCGACTGGCCGCTACGAGTGGGCCCGGCTGAAACTGCAACCGGCCGGGCAGCGGGCCGCGCTGCACCCGGTGGCGCGCCTGCTGGACGGCAACCGCACGCTGGCCGACGCGGTCGATGCGGGCAGCAGCCTGAAGGACGTGCGCGAGTACCTGCTGGGAGAACTGCGGCTGGGTCTGCGCTTCGCCGGGAGCGGCTGGGTCATGCGGGACCTGGTCTGGGAACACCGGCACCTGCCGCCCGCCTGA
- a CDS encoding carbohydrate kinase family protein yields the protein MKFYIIGDVTVDHLYHLERLPEPGEEVTPQQASMKPGGAGGTMSVTLARLGHAVTLAARVGDDPFAEYALSRVRECGVNESAIQRDPSRITSTITVMQTSGGERAMISDGAANRQLDPATLKKKDVEAADALIINAYALIEGPQRDYSLAAIEAARGAKTPVPVFIDLGTGAVNKAGTTLLGDVIGADYLMLNQHELQALTGTSSISAALAQLGQAGAQRVVVKVGKMGSITWTPDDTELVDAYRPAGKVVDSTGAGDTFTAVFAHAILAGASMGGAARAANAAGALAATGVGAQERSITHEDLAAIVPELAAAAPTPAPAPKTTRSRKTPAS from the coding sequence GTGAAGTTCTACATCATCGGTGACGTGACCGTCGATCACCTCTACCACCTCGAACGCCTACCCGAGCCGGGTGAGGAAGTCACGCCGCAGCAGGCCAGCATGAAACCCGGCGGGGCCGGCGGCACCATGAGTGTCACCCTGGCCCGCCTGGGTCACGCTGTGACCCTCGCCGCGCGCGTCGGCGACGACCCGTTCGCCGAGTACGCCCTGAGCCGCGTGCGCGAGTGCGGCGTCAACGAGAGCGCCATCCAGCGCGATCCCAGCCGCATCACCAGCACCATCACGGTCATGCAGACCAGCGGCGGGGAGCGCGCCATGATCAGCGACGGCGCCGCCAACCGCCAGCTGGACCCGGCCACCCTGAAGAAAAAGGACGTCGAGGCCGCCGACGCGCTCATCATCAACGCCTACGCCCTGATCGAGGGTCCGCAGCGGGACTACAGCCTCGCGGCCATCGAGGCGGCGCGCGGCGCGAAAACACCCGTCCCGGTCTTCATCGACCTGGGGACGGGCGCGGTCAACAAGGCCGGCACGACCCTGCTGGGCGACGTGATCGGCGCGGACTACCTGATGCTCAACCAGCACGAGTTGCAGGCCCTGACGGGGACCAGTTCCATCAGCGCGGCGCTGGCGCAGCTGGGCCAGGCGGGCGCGCAGCGGGTCGTGGTGAAGGTCGGCAAGATGGGCTCGATCACCTGGACGCCCGACGATACTGAACTGGTCGACGCGTACCGGCCTGCCGGGAAGGTCGTGGATTCCACGGGCGCGGGGGATACCTTCACGGCCGTGTTCGCGCACGCCATTCTGGCCGGGGCCAGCATGGGCGGCGCCGCCCGCGCCGCGAACGCCGCCGGGGCGCTGGCCGCCACGGGCGTCGGCGCGCAGGAACGGTCCATCACGCATGAGGACCTCGCGGCGATCGTGCCGGAACTTGCGGCGGCCGCGCCCACTCCGGCCCCCGCGCCGAAAACCACCCGCAGCCGCAAGACGCCCGCCAGCTGA
- a CDS encoding NAD(P)H-hydrate dehydratase, whose translation MTPILTPDGVRQLDARLERARLLDLAMEDAGRAVAAEVQRHWPQGQVLLLAGGGANGGDAFVAARHLLTQGRAARVLARPSTHPLTRLNRRRWQAVGGDTRPLSAAALSRAARDTVLVDGLLGTGFRPPVRDTLAAVLEAVSAARARGVPVLAIDLPSGLDATRADPPGPSVQADVTVTFAALKPALLFWEAAARCGQVVLAPLTVPPDWLSDLEVAAQPDDADLAPLLPVRSAGAHKGVAGRVWIVGGHAGTVGAPALAGLGALRAGAGLVTLHAAVDLPLVTPELMIHRHADLPAFLAGTAPDRRPDALALGMGLGPDAASLAREVLRWQVPTVLDADALQPELSGHGHAACLWTPHPGEAARLLGLPTPDITRDPIGAARALQERLGGVVILKGGPSVVARAGELSVSRGGHPGMASAGMGDTLSGVLAALLGQGLSTWDAARVGVRLHARAGERAAEQFAYGLGATDVAGELGRAWMDLRGGSAHLPGV comes from the coding sequence ATGACGCCCATCCTGACGCCAGACGGGGTTCGCCAACTTGATGCCCGGCTGGAGCGGGCGCGCCTGCTGGACCTGGCCATGGAGGACGCGGGGCGCGCCGTGGCGGCCGAAGTGCAGCGCCACTGGCCGCAGGGTCAGGTACTGCTGCTCGCCGGGGGCGGCGCCAACGGGGGGGACGCCTTCGTCGCGGCGCGGCACCTGCTGACCCAGGGGCGGGCCGCCCGCGTGCTGGCCCGGCCCTCCACGCACCCGTTGACCCGGCTGAACCGCCGGCGCTGGCAGGCCGTGGGGGGCGACACCCGGCCCCTGAGTGCCGCCGCCCTGTCCCGCGCGGCCAGGGATACGGTGCTGGTTGATGGCTTGCTTGGCACCGGGTTCCGCCCACCGGTCCGCGACACGCTGGCGGCGGTACTGGAGGCGGTCTCGGCCGCCCGGGCCCGTGGCGTGCCCGTGCTGGCCATTGATCTGCCCAGTGGCCTAGACGCCACGCGCGCGGACCCACCTGGCCCGAGCGTGCAGGCGGACGTCACTGTCACGTTCGCTGCCCTGAAACCGGCCCTGCTGTTCTGGGAGGCCGCGGCGCGCTGCGGTCAGGTGGTGCTGGCCCCGCTGACCGTGCCGCCCGACTGGCTGAGTGACCTGGAGGTCGCGGCGCAGCCAGACGACGCTGACCTGGCGCCCCTGTTGCCGGTCCGCTCCGCCGGGGCGCACAAGGGCGTGGCGGGCCGGGTGTGGATCGTGGGGGGGCACGCGGGTACGGTGGGCGCCCCGGCCCTGGCCGGCCTGGGCGCGCTGCGGGCAGGTGCGGGCCTCGTGACGCTGCACGCCGCGGTGGACCTGCCCCTGGTCACGCCGGAACTGATGATTCACCGGCACGCGGACCTCCCGGCCTTCCTGGCCGGAACGGCACCGGACCGGCGGCCGGACGCGCTGGCGCTGGGCATGGGACTCGGCCCGGACGCAGCCAGCCTGGCCCGCGAGGTGCTGCGCTGGCAGGTGCCCACCGTGCTGGACGCCGACGCCCTCCAGCCGGAACTGAGCGGTCACGGCCACGCGGCCTGCCTGTGGACCCCCCATCCCGGCGAGGCCGCCCGGCTGCTGGGCCTGCCCACGCCCGACATCACCCGCGATCCGATCGGTGCCGCGCGCGCCCTGCAGGAGCGGCTGGGCGGCGTGGTCATCCTGAAGGGCGGCCCGAGCGTCGTGGCGCGGGCGGGGGAACTGAGCGTGTCGCGCGGCGGGCACCCGGGCATGGCCAGTGCCGGAATGGGCGACACGCTCAGCGGCGTTCTGGCGGCCCTGCTGGGGCAGGGGCTGAGCACCTGGGACGCCGCGCGGGTGGGCGTTCGCCTGCATGCCCGCGCCGGCGAGCGGGCCGCGGAACAGTTCGCGTACGGTCTGGGTGCCACGGACGTCGCCGGGGAACTCGGGCGGGCCTGGATGGACCTGCGGGGCGGGTCAGCTCACCTGCCGGGTGTATGA
- a CDS encoding phospholipase D-like domain-containing protein — protein MRVPALLLALLFTAGAHAARLPLFLGPAALPATPAPQPCDAPAAPLERALWDLDRARGGPDLSCGNQVLGFVRTPRDLDAPQDAFEILAQEMQGARAEVLLTSMEWESEPGRPGATFVQAARDLYARVQADPAAYPQGMTIRVLLGNYPQLDDPDGTSQILGLARALRGAGVPLNDPGARWTLTLLNYAYLPHSHVKLHVIDGQDLTVSGYNFTAWHLPLGEPGGLALHDTGLRLRGPAAQEGVAAFDDLWRHSDELHCPPDVLPDAVSRECVLGPAPAPSHPGLAARAVTAGADHAFVLYRRTAGEDFADRAHLALIGAAQRSIDLMQADFSPGLDCWFGYLNPDSCPLERLPVYFPALLAATERGVHVRLLVVDYGFGRPANRTGVALLRRELRRRGLEDRFEARYTTFKMHSKVMTVDHMLVVVGSMNFHFSAWGSAGLAEAALATGNAAAVAEQDRSFQQAWTTGSVPVPQERWLSRVTRTSP, from the coding sequence ATGCGTGTCCCCGCCCTGCTCCTCGCCCTGCTGTTCACGGCCGGGGCACACGCCGCGCGCCTCCCCCTGTTCCTAGGCCCGGCGGCGCTGCCGGCCACGCCCGCCCCTCAGCCCTGCGACGCTCCGGCTGCCCCGCTGGAGCGCGCCTTGTGGGACCTGGACCGCGCGCGGGGTGGGCCGGACCTGTCCTGCGGCAATCAGGTGCTGGGCTTCGTGAGGACGCCCCGCGACCTGGACGCCCCGCAGGACGCCTTCGAGATCCTGGCGCAGGAGATGCAGGGCGCCCGGGCCGAGGTGCTGCTGACCAGCATGGAATGGGAGAGTGAACCCGGGCGGCCCGGGGCGACGTTCGTGCAGGCCGCCCGCGACCTGTACGCGCGCGTGCAGGCAGACCCAGCCGCGTACCCGCAGGGCATGACGATCCGCGTGCTGCTGGGCAATTACCCGCAGCTGGACGACCCGGACGGCACGTCGCAGATTCTGGGGCTGGCACGGGCGCTGCGCGGGGCCGGCGTGCCCCTGAACGATCCGGGCGCCCGCTGGACGCTGACCCTGCTGAACTACGCGTACCTGCCGCACAGTCACGTGAAGCTGCACGTCATTGATGGGCAGGACCTGACCGTGAGTGGCTACAACTTCACTGCGTGGCACCTGCCGCTGGGCGAGCCGGGCGGACTGGCCCTGCACGACACGGGCCTGCGCCTGCGGGGCCCGGCCGCTCAGGAGGGCGTGGCGGCCTTCGATGACCTGTGGCGGCACAGTGATGAACTGCACTGCCCGCCAGACGTGCTGCCGGACGCCGTGAGCCGCGAGTGTGTGCTGGGACCGGCGCCGGCGCCCTCTCATCCTGGGCTGGCCGCCCGCGCCGTGACGGCCGGTGCTGACCACGCGTTCGTGCTGTACCGCCGCACGGCCGGGGAGGACTTCGCGGACCGCGCGCACCTGGCCCTGATCGGCGCGGCGCAGCGCAGCATTGACCTGATGCAGGCGGACTTCAGCCCGGGGCTGGACTGCTGGTTCGGGTACCTGAACCCGGACTCCTGCCCGCTGGAGCGCCTGCCCGTGTACTTCCCGGCTTTACTCGCCGCGACAGAGCGCGGCGTTCACGTGCGGCTGCTGGTCGTGGACTACGGGTTCGGCCGGCCCGCCAACCGCACCGGCGTGGCCCTGCTGCGCCGTGAGCTGCGCCGCCGGGGCCTGGAGGACCGCTTTGAGGCGCGGTACACCACCTTCAAGATGCACAGCAAGGTCATGACCGTGGATCACATGCTGGTCGTGGTGGGCAGCATGAACTTCCACTTCAGCGCCTGGGGCAGCGCCGGGCTGGCCGAGGCAGCCCTAGCGACCGGGAACGCGGCCGCCGTCGCCGAGCAGGACCGCAGTTTTCAGCAGGCGTGGACGACGGGCAGTGTGCCCGTCCCGCAGGAGCGCTGGCTGTCCCGGGTCACCCGGACGTCCCCGTGA